Proteins encoded together in one Oncorhynchus mykiss isolate Arlee chromosome 7, USDA_OmykA_1.1, whole genome shotgun sequence window:
- the LOC110527889 gene encoding E3 ubiquitin-protein ligase TRAIP, producing MPIRAYCTICSDFFDHSRDVAAIHCGHTFHYECLLQWFQTAPNKTCPQCRKQVSTRHIINKLFFDIGGEGEGSSADPECLQNELDRMKAVLSTKERDWRDRLKMVEGLKETVDRQKKDLDIVRKEIGEKDMLCSVLRKQMKYLENQQSETQAAKEEARRLRTKMKTYESLDVVLQGQRAEVESMISDMGVGQAAMEELSIYCISLKKEYENLKGSLRYSNEMSEKLKREVFASNNKLQKATMEMNRTNDDMKAVQNDLTNADKEITSLKKKVEILQKTLSTPTRTNEALSRLVFESPAPVQLQQPRLHQPANSEDIDLNMTFDITTPDLVDKRASQVPSKKMRLDPATLSSSPTKHRDSASFGSKAREEEVPMGTFFRNSILFRKKTFGSMLDPQRSKLGAVRSGYDGLGGRTKFFQPSPLSDIRPLMMTAKRKKVSRPAPPKISTCLTLDSYLE from the exons ATGCCTATTCGTGCCTACTGTACCATCTGTTCAGATTTCTTCGATCACTCCAGAGATGTGGCTGCCATCCACTGTGGGCACACCTTCCACTATGAATG TCTTCTTCAGTGGTTTCAGACCGCCCCCAACAAGACATgtccacaatgtagaaaacag GTTAGCACCAGACACATTATCAACAAGTTGTTCTTTGACattggtggtgaaggagagggatcCTCTGCGGATCCAGAGTGTTTGCAG AACGAGCTCGATAGAATGAAAGCTGTTTTAAGTACCAAAG agagagactggagggacAGACTGAAGATGGTAGAGGGCTTGAAGGAGACTGTGGACAGGCAGAAGAAAGACCTGGACATTGTTAGGAAGGAGATTGGCGAGAAAGATATGCTCTGCTCAGTTCTCAGG AAACAGATGAAATACCTGGAGAACCAGCAGAGTGAGACTCAGGCTGCTAAGGAGGAGGCCCGACGACTCAGGACCAAAATGAAAACATATGAGAG TCTGGATGTGGTGTTACAGGGTCAGAGGGCTGAGGTGGAATCCATGATCAGTGACATGGGTGTTGGCCAGGCTGCCATGGAGGAGCTCTCCATCTACTGCATCTCTCTCAAGAA AGAATATGAGAACCTAAAAGGGAGCCTCAGATATTCAAATGAAATGTCTGAAAAGCTCAAAAGGGAGGTGTTTGCTTCAAACAACAAG TTGCAGAAAGCCACAATGGAGATGAACAGGACCAATGATGACATGAAAGCTGTCCAAAATGACTTGACCAACGCAGACAAAGAGATCACT AGTCTGAAGAAAAaagttgagattcttcaaaagacCCTGAGCACACCAACCCGCACTAACGAAGCCTTGAGCCGACTAGTCTTTGAGAG CCCTGCCCCAGTGCAGCTGCAACAGCCCCGTCTCCACCAGCCTGCCAACAGTGAGGACATTGACCTTAACATGACCTTTGACATCACCACCCCTGACCTGGTGGATAAGAGGGCGTCACAGGTCCCATCCAAAAAGATGCGTCTGGATCCAGCCAC GTTGTCGTCCTCGCCAACCAAACACCGTGACAGCGCCTCGTTTGGAAGCAAG gccagagaggaggaggtgcCAATGGGTACATTCTTCCGTAACTCCATTCTGTTCAGGAAGAAGACCTTTGGCAGCATGCTGGACCCCCAGAGGAGTAAACTGGGAGCT GTCAGAAGTGGTTATGATGGACTTGGAGGGAGAACCAAATTCTTCCAACCT TCTCCTTTGTCAGATATTCGCCCGCTCATGATGACGGCAAAGAGAAAAAAGGTTTCCCGACCAGCTCCTCCCAAGATCTCCACCTGTCTTACTCTGGACAGTTATCTGGAGTGA
- the LOC110527890 gene encoding metabotropic glutamate receptor 6: MISQCHTSQFCCQFGPLFGCHVTTLLRLLWMLFLGLSPESWAQQGTQPHSIKIKGDITLGGLFPVHSRGPAGVPCGEIKREKGIHRMEAMLYALDQINSDPDLLPNITLGAMVLDTCSRDTYALEQSLTFVQALIQKDNSDVRCSNNEPPIIRKPERVVGVIGASGSSVSIMVANVLRLFAIPQISYASTAPELSDKSRYEFFSRVVPPDSYQAQAMVDIVKAMGWNYVSTLASEGNYGESGVDAFLQISREAGGLCIGQSIKIPREPKPGGFDKIIKRLMETSNARGVIIFANEDDIRRVLEAAKRANLTGHFLFVGSDSWGAKSSPILDQEDVAEGAVTILPKRASIDGFDNYFTSRSLKNNRRNIWFAEYWEDDFKCKLTRPGIKYDLGRRKCTGEERIAQESQYEQEGKVQFVIDAVYAMAHALHSMHLDLCPGSMGICEKMDPVEGSQLLHYIRSVNFNGSAGTGVMFNENGDAPGRYDIFQFQLSNTTNPGYRCIGQWTNNLRLNAEEMQWSGGDRAVPDSVCSFPCELGERKKMVKGVPCCWHCELCDGYQYQLDELNCDMCPFDMRPMPNRTGCRSTPIIKLEWSSPWAIIPVFLAVLGILATSGCIITFIRFNDTPIVRASGRELSYVLLTGIFLIYLITFLMIAEPSAPVCAFRRLLLGLGMCITYSAMLTKTNRIYRIFEQGKKAVTPPPFISPASQLIITFILIGVQLLGIFIWFGVVPPHTIIDYEEQRPPNPEFARGVLKCDMSDLALVLCLSYSIVLMVTCTVYAIKSRGVPETFNEAKPIGFTMYTTCIIWLAFVPIFFGTAQSTEKMFIQTTTLTVSMSLSATVSLGMLYVPKVYVIIFQPEQNVQKRKRSSKAVASTVTSQLSQKDDKQNGESKSSAIVPDRSQ, from the exons ATGATATCACAGTGCCACACATCACAGTTCTGCTGTCAATTTGGTCCACTGTTTGGATGCCATGTAACTACATTGCTCAGGTTACTGTGGATGCTGTTTCTGGGTCTAAGTCCAGAGTCATGGGCTCAGCAGGGCACACAACCACACTCCATCAAGATCAAGGGGGACATCACCCTGGGTGGCCTGTTTCCAGTGCACTCCCGTGGGCCAGCCGGTGTGCCCTGTGGGGAGAtcaagagggagaaggggatccACCGAATGGAGGCCATGCTGTATGCGCTGGATCAGATCAACAGTGACCCTGACCTCCTTCCTAACATCACCCTGGGGGCCATGGTCCTGGACACCTGCTCCAGAGACACCTACGCTCTGGAGCAGTCACTCACCTTCGTCCAGGCCCTCATCCAGAAGGATAACTCAGACGTGCGTTGCTCCAACAATGAGCCACCCATTATTCGCAAACCAGAGAGGGTGGTGGGAGTAATCGGGGCATCAGGCAGCTCTGTGTCCATCATGGTGGCCAACGTGCTGAGACTCTTTGCG ATCCCCCAGATTAGTTATGCGTCCACGGCTCCAGAGCTGAGTGACAAAAGTCGTTATGAGTTCTTCTCCCGCGTGGTCCCTCCTGACTCCTACCAGGCCCAGGCCATGGTGGACATCGTCAAGGCTATGGGGTGGAACTATGTATCTACACTGGCCTCAGAAGGAAACTACGGTGAGAGCGGCGTCGATGCCTTCCTCCAGATTTCTCGAGAGGCAG GAGGTTTATGCATCGGCCAATCCATCAAAATCCCTCGAGAGCCGAAACCAGGTGGATTTGATAAGATCATCAAGAGACTAATGGAGACCTCTAATGCTCGTGGGGTCATCATCTTTGCCAATGAGGACGACATCAG ACGTGTCTTGGAGGCAGCAAAGAGGGCTAACCTGACGGGTCACTTCCTGTTTGTGGGCTCTGACAGCTGGGGGGCCAAGAGCTCCCCCATCCTGGACCAGGAGGATGTGGCTGAGGGGGCTGTCACCATCCTCCCCAAGAGGGCCTCCATCGATG GGTTCGACAACTACTTCACCTCGAGATCTCTGAAAAACAACAGAAGGAACATCTGGTTTGCAGAATACTGGGAGGACGACTTCAAATGTAAACTCACTCGACCAGGTATCAAGTACGACCTTGGTAGAAGAAAATGTACAG GGGAAGAGAGAATTGCACAGGAATCTCAGTACGAGCAGGAAGGGAAAGTACAGTTTGTGATAGACGCGGTGTATGCCATGGCCCATGCCTTACACAGCATGCACCTGGACCTCTGTCCGGGCTCCATGGGCATCTGTGAGAAGATGGACCCAGTGGAAGGGAGTCAGCTGCTCCATTACATTCGCTCAGTCAACTTTAATG GCAGTGCAGGGACTGGGGTCATGTTCAATGAGAATGGAGATGCTCCTGGTCGCTATGACATCTTCCAGTTCCAACTTTCCAACACCACCAACCCTGGCTACCGGTGTATTGGCCAGTGGACAAACAATCTGCGACTCAAT GCTGAGGAGATGCAGTGGTCGGGTGGGGACCGTGCAGTCCCTGACTCGGTGTGCAGTTTCCCCTGTGAgctaggagagaggaagaagatggTGAAGGGTGTACCCTGTTGCTGGCACTGCGAACTGTGCGACGGATATCAATACCAGCTGGATGAGCTAAACTGTGACATGTGTCCCTTCGATATGCGTCCCATGCCAAACCGAACGGGCTGCCGGTCCACACCCATCATCAAACTGGAGTGGAGCTCCCCCTGGGCCATCATCCCTGTGTTCCTGGCTGTCCTGGGCATCCTGGCCACCTCCGGATGCATCATCACCTTCATCCGCTTTAACGACACCCCCATCGTCCGAGCCTCCGGTCGGGAGCTCAGCTACGTTCTCCTGACAGGCATCTTCCTCATCTACCTgatcaccttcctcatgatcgcAGAGCCCAGCGCCCCAGTGTGTGCATTCCGCAGGCTGCTGCTGGGCCTGGGCATGTGTATTACCTACTCAGCTATGCTCACCAAGACCAACCGCATTTACCGTATTTTTGAGCAGGGCAAGAAAGCAGTCACGCCACCTCCATTCATCAGCCCTGCTTCTCAGCTGATCATCACCTTTATACTCATTGGAGTGCAG TTACTTGGCATTTTCATCTGGTTCGGAGTGGTGCCCCCACACACCATCATAGACTATGAGGAGCAGCGGCCGCCCAACCCAGAGTTTGCACGTGGGGTCCTGAAATGTGACATGTCCGACCTGGCCCTGGTCCTCTGCTTGAGCTACAGTATCGTGCTGATGGTGACCTGCACTGTGTATGCCATCAAGAGCAGAGGGGTGCCAGAGACCTTCAACGAGGCCAAGCCCATTGGCTTCACCATGTACACCACCTGTATCATCTGGCTGGCCTTTGTGCCCATCTTCTTTGGTACAGCACAGTCTACTGAGAAG ATGTTCATCCAGACCACCACCCTGACGGTGTCCATGAGCCTGAGTGCCACTGTGTCCCTGGGCATGTTGTACGTCCCTAAGGTCTATGTCATCATCTTCCAACCGGAGCAGAACGTACAGAAACGCAAGCGCAGCTCCAAGGCTGTGGCTTCCACAGTGACCTCACAACTCTCCCAGAAAGACGACAAGCAGAACGGAGAGTCCAAAAGTAGTGCCATAGTGCCTGACCGATCACA ATAA